The proteins below come from a single Candidatus Methylomirabilota bacterium genomic window:
- a CDS encoding TatD family hydrolase, protein MIIDSHCHLHDPAFANLRETLRTALAHDVWGVVAVGVGPEANARTLAAAAAAPKAVWACLGFHPDTPSLTDEDLERVEAQVSRHHARIVGVGEVGLPWYSLEGAADAASLVARGRERLNRLLGLAARWDLPVALHAPHGAAAGALEALRRYRIERAVFHWHKAPADVTREIVDAGYLVSVTPEVVYRERDRELVQAVPVESLLVESDGPWRYRGEFEGLPSGPWFASRVAEEIAKLKQMPVEDVMHQLSTNACRLFDLVWV, encoded by the coding sequence ATGATCATCGACAGCCACTGCCACCTGCACGACCCGGCCTTCGCGAACCTGCGCGAGACGCTGCGGACCGCGCTCGCCCACGACGTCTGGGGCGTCGTCGCCGTGGGCGTGGGTCCGGAGGCCAACGCGCGCACCCTGGCGGCGGCCGCGGCCGCGCCGAAGGCGGTGTGGGCGTGCCTCGGGTTCCATCCCGACACGCCGTCGCTCACCGACGAGGACCTCGAGCGGGTCGAGGCGCAGGTGTCCCGGCACCACGCGCGCATCGTCGGCGTCGGCGAGGTCGGGCTGCCCTGGTACTCGCTCGAGGGCGCCGCCGACGCGGCGTCGCTGGTGGCGCGCGGCCGCGAGCGCCTCAACCGGCTCCTCGGCCTGGCCGCCCGCTGGGACCTTCCCGTCGCGCTCCACGCGCCCCACGGCGCCGCGGCCGGCGCGCTCGAGGCGCTCCGGCGCTACCGGATCGAGCGCGCGGTCTTCCACTGGCACAAGGCGCCGGCCGACGTGACGCGCGAGATCGTGGACGCGGGATACCTCGTGTCGGTGACGCCGGAGGTGGTCTATCGCGAGCGCGACCGCGAGCTGGTCCAGGCGGTACCGGTCGAATCGCTCCTGGTCGAGAGCGATGGCCCGTGGAGGTACCGCGGGGAGTTCGAGGGGCTCCCGTCGGGCCCGTGGTTCGCGAGCCGGGTCGCCGAGGAGATCGCCAAGCTCAAGCAGATGCCGGTCGAGGACGTGATGCACCAGCTCTCGACCAACGCCTGCCGCCTCTTCGATCTCGTCTGGGTGTGA